A stretch of Geomonas oryzisoli DNA encodes these proteins:
- a CDS encoding cytochrome c biogenesis protein ResB, translating into MLKSTLKYLGSLRCTIWLIVALIAVFSIGFFLPQRSVVGKAAYLKWQAAAPVLARIDETLQLTAIFTAPVTFVIWGLFFVNLLLVMKQRIPLVLAKVNVHPEKVLARHGNGPFNYTVELAEGDAEGIPAMLAAQGYEVYGGGERFFAVKNRLSPLATLVFHLSFFLLLVGALILFYSRFTGFVDIAEHEPFLGELARYNASPKLPRSGGGPPEVKFLLESVRPEVSQGVATGIKIVLKDEAGATHQVDINEPYKTGYASVLFNDLGISPLFVVQDASGKEIDGAYVKLDVLKGKRDHFRMQGYDVAAWYYPDHVVTDGKDATRSEEFKNPAFHLEVTRDGKAVASGTVHPGEAVLLDNGLRLGFKEQNFWVRLLVTKEYGREFIYAGFVLALIALIWRLVYYRREITGVVRQTANGEVLELSARGDFYQALAKDEFDRTVAALTKHG; encoded by the coding sequence CGGGTCGCTGCGCTGCACGATCTGGCTCATCGTCGCCCTCATCGCGGTGTTCTCCATCGGCTTCTTCCTCCCCCAGCGCTCGGTGGTGGGGAAGGCGGCCTACCTGAAGTGGCAGGCGGCAGCGCCCGTGCTGGCGCGCATCGACGAGACGCTTCAGTTGACCGCCATCTTCACCGCTCCGGTCACCTTCGTCATCTGGGGCTTGTTCTTCGTTAACCTGTTGCTGGTTATGAAGCAGCGCATCCCGCTGGTGCTCGCCAAGGTGAACGTCCACCCGGAGAAGGTGCTCGCGCGACACGGCAACGGTCCCTTCAACTACACCGTGGAGCTTGCAGAGGGGGACGCCGAAGGCATCCCCGCCATGCTTGCCGCCCAGGGATACGAGGTCTATGGCGGGGGGGAGCGATTTTTTGCCGTCAAGAACCGCCTCTCCCCTCTGGCGACACTCGTTTTCCACCTGAGCTTCTTCCTGCTGCTCGTCGGCGCGCTGATTCTCTTCTACAGTCGTTTTACCGGTTTCGTCGACATCGCCGAGCACGAGCCGTTTTTGGGTGAGCTTGCGCGCTACAACGCGTCCCCGAAGCTCCCCCGCTCCGGAGGCGGACCGCCCGAGGTCAAGTTCCTGCTGGAGTCGGTGCGCCCAGAGGTTTCACAGGGGGTGGCGACCGGCATCAAGATCGTCCTCAAGGACGAGGCCGGCGCGACGCACCAGGTCGACATCAACGAGCCGTACAAGACCGGCTACGCCTCCGTGCTCTTCAACGACTTGGGCATCTCGCCGCTGTTCGTGGTCCAGGACGCCTCGGGAAAAGAGATCGACGGCGCCTACGTGAAGCTGGACGTGCTGAAGGGAAAGCGGGACCACTTCCGGATGCAGGGGTATGACGTCGCAGCCTGGTACTACCCCGACCACGTGGTCACCGATGGCAAGGACGCCACCAGGAGCGAGGAATTCAAGAACCCTGCTTTTCATCTCGAGGTCACCCGGGACGGCAAGGCGGTGGCATCTGGTACGGTGCATCCCGGCGAGGCGGTGCTCCTGGACAACGGCCTACGCCTTGGCTTCAAAGAGCAGAACTTCTGGGTGCGGCTTTTGGTGACCAAGGAGTATGGGCGCGAGTTTATTTACGCCGGTTTCGTGCTGGCGCTTATCGCCCTCATCTGGCGCCTGGTGTACTACCGCCGGGAGATCACCGGGGTGGTGCGCCAAACGGCAAACGGCGAGGTGCTCGAACTATCCGCACGGGGAGACTTCTACCAGGCACTGGCCAAAGACGAGTTTGACCGGACGGTGGCGGCGCTCACAAAGCACGGTTGA
- a CDS encoding B12-binding domain-containing radical SAM protein gives MKIIYIFPPLGHAGTQVRSMPLMPPVLEYLAGLTSSIRPDAEIRLINANVERFEVDDLRADVVGISILTHQSSWAYRTADRLRARGVKVMLGGPHPSVLPDEAKQHADSVVVGEAESVLATVLEDVQRDELQPFYHGQLLPVDGAPFPRRDLAPGYVFRSFFTSRGCPYDCKFCATPELHGGHMRYRPIPEVIADLGSCKHKMWFCTDADSWGPSVPRYTELFREMATSLPGIHWVGETSIASVQHQSGEEMLRWARRSGLMQVWIGWESFSDATLREYGATPKMLEEREEALKKIRANGIDVVLFIMLGSKNESLDEYQRVLEMCDRLAVTPHPVMVVPYPGTAMYQELREDTLHFEEWDYYDGMHSILTQHGGDNRAHEEALKRLWVYSFTWPRILRRLKALPLKGFPNAHIASGIVQAALRKAFLEFRALETAKAK, from the coding sequence ATGAAAATCATCTACATCTTTCCACCCTTGGGACACGCGGGCACGCAGGTCAGGAGCATGCCGCTCATGCCGCCGGTCCTCGAATATCTCGCCGGTCTGACTTCCAGCATCCGCCCCGACGCCGAGATCCGTCTCATCAACGCCAATGTCGAACGCTTCGAGGTCGATGACCTGCGCGCGGACGTCGTCGGCATCAGCATCCTCACCCACCAGTCCTCCTGGGCCTACCGCACCGCCGACCGTCTCCGCGCCCGCGGCGTCAAGGTGATGCTCGGCGGGCCGCACCCGTCGGTGCTCCCGGACGAGGCCAAACAGCACGCCGACAGCGTGGTGGTGGGGGAGGCCGAGAGCGTGCTGGCGACCGTGCTCGAGGACGTGCAGCGCGACGAGCTGCAGCCGTTCTACCACGGTCAACTTCTCCCGGTGGACGGTGCCCCCTTCCCGCGGCGCGACCTGGCTCCCGGCTATGTGTTCCGTTCCTTCTTTACCTCTCGGGGCTGCCCCTACGACTGCAAATTCTGCGCGACACCGGAACTGCACGGCGGCCACATGCGCTACCGCCCCATCCCCGAGGTGATCGCCGATCTGGGCAGCTGCAAGCACAAGATGTGGTTTTGCACCGACGCGGACAGCTGGGGGCCCAGCGTGCCGCGTTACACCGAGCTGTTCCGGGAAATGGCAACGTCGCTGCCGGGAATCCACTGGGTCGGCGAGACCAGCATCGCCTCCGTGCAGCACCAGTCGGGCGAGGAGATGCTCAGATGGGCACGACGCTCGGGGCTGATGCAGGTTTGGATCGGCTGGGAAAGCTTCTCCGACGCCACCCTCAGAGAGTACGGAGCGACCCCCAAGATGCTCGAAGAGCGCGAGGAGGCCCTGAAGAAGATCCGCGCCAACGGCATCGACGTGGTGCTCTTTATCATGCTCGGTTCAAAAAACGAGTCGCTGGACGAGTACCAGCGGGTGCTGGAGATGTGCGACCGCCTTGCCGTCACGCCGCACCCGGTGATGGTGGTGCCCTATCCCGGTACGGCGATGTACCAGGAGTTGCGCGAGGATACCCTGCACTTCGAGGAGTGGGATTACTATGACGGCATGCATTCCATCCTGACCCAGCACGGCGGCGACAACCGCGCCCACGAGGAGGCCCTGAAGCGGCTCTGGGTCTACTCCTTCACCTGGCCCCGCATCCTGAGGAGGCTAAAGGCGCTCCCCCTGAAGGGCTTCCCCAACGCGCACATCGCCTCGGGGATCGTGCAGGCGGCGCTGAGAAAGGCGTTCCTCGAATTCCGGGCGTTGGAGACAGCCAAGGCAAAGTGA